A window of Micrococcus endophyticus contains these coding sequences:
- a CDS encoding DUF5129 domain-containing protein, with translation MPRPQSARLEDPRPLPARRALAAAALSAAALAGAAAPALALPVAGIAASAVVAAPQAAAVEWQDVELVDEAGVVDPERLRRGLAEVEFREPTRVAVVTERGPDLSGLDDDRASQAFNGRVLERARAEHPDWLSADGQTWADGLVIVALDPDNRMLGLYVGEDRSLSTDQLQDVREDGYEAARAAKWTDALVDVTASAAELIGRPWWQHPGLWIGAGAVGLVGAGAGAAEMAARRKKRGRTQADLESARGHLTAVTLELDATEVNASTVPADSPHAATLLERFRGFRERTLDATAEQQRLEAVPEKDLHRREHREAAAALRAQTAELDGLDDAIGAANALLNRHPGWPAAWDLQTAPLREDLEAVAELRDAVTDTPSVQAAVAALESFRAEASGRLDALGGDLEAERVTPAAALDELDGLRGRLTSLVGSVAEAEITAFSDDDEERRILREKLRSRRGTHRAARGSILDSTLPSDAYWTVVAFNAGHRAGERSVQERREAASSSSSSGTGYGSSGGSFSGTGSSGRF, from the coding sequence ATGCCCCGCCCGCAGTCCGCCCGCTTGGAGGACCCCCGCCCGCTGCCCGCGCGCCGCGCCCTCGCGGCGGCCGCCCTGTCCGCCGCCGCCCTCGCGGGCGCGGCCGCCCCGGCCCTCGCTCTGCCGGTCGCCGGGATCGCGGCCTCCGCCGTCGTCGCGGCCCCGCAGGCCGCCGCCGTCGAGTGGCAGGACGTCGAGCTCGTGGACGAGGCCGGCGTCGTGGATCCGGAGCGGCTGCGCCGGGGCCTGGCGGAGGTCGAGTTCCGCGAGCCGACCCGCGTGGCCGTGGTGACCGAGCGCGGCCCGGACCTGTCCGGGCTCGACGACGACCGCGCCTCCCAGGCGTTCAACGGGCGCGTCCTCGAGCGGGCCCGGGCCGAGCACCCGGACTGGCTCAGCGCGGACGGGCAGACGTGGGCGGACGGCCTCGTGATCGTGGCCCTCGACCCGGACAACCGCATGCTCGGGCTCTACGTGGGCGAGGACCGCTCCCTGAGCACGGACCAGCTGCAGGATGTGCGCGAGGACGGCTACGAGGCGGCCCGCGCCGCGAAGTGGACCGACGCCCTCGTGGACGTGACCGCCTCCGCGGCCGAGCTGATCGGCCGCCCGTGGTGGCAGCACCCTGGGCTGTGGATCGGGGCCGGCGCCGTGGGGCTCGTCGGGGCCGGCGCGGGCGCCGCCGAGATGGCCGCCCGCCGGAAGAAGCGGGGCCGGACGCAGGCTGACCTCGAGTCCGCCCGCGGGCACCTGACCGCCGTCACCCTGGAGCTGGACGCGACCGAGGTCAACGCGTCCACGGTGCCGGCGGACTCCCCGCACGCCGCCACCCTGCTCGAGCGGTTCCGGGGCTTCCGCGAGCGCACCCTGGACGCGACCGCGGAGCAGCAGCGGCTCGAGGCCGTCCCGGAGAAGGACCTGCACCGCCGCGAGCACCGCGAGGCGGCCGCGGCCCTGCGCGCGCAGACCGCCGAGCTGGACGGGCTCGACGACGCCATCGGCGCCGCCAACGCCCTCCTGAACCGGCACCCCGGGTGGCCCGCGGCGTGGGACCTGCAGACGGCCCCGCTGCGCGAGGACCTGGAGGCCGTGGCCGAGCTGCGCGACGCCGTGACGGACACCCCGTCCGTCCAGGCCGCCGTCGCCGCCCTGGAGTCCTTCCGCGCCGAGGCGTCCGGCCGGCTCGATGCGCTCGGCGGCGACCTCGAGGCCGAGCGCGTCACGCCCGCCGCCGCCCTGGACGAGCTGGACGGGCTGCGCGGGCGCCTCACCTCGCTGGTGGGCTCGGTGGCCGAGGCGGAGATCACCGCGTTCAGCGACGACGACGAGGAGCGGCGGATCCTGCGCGAGAAGCTGCGCTCCCGGCGGGGCACGCATCGGGCGGCGCGCGGCTCGATCCTGGACTCCACGCTGCCCTCGGACGCCTACTGGACGGTGGTGGCGTTCAACGCCGGGCACCGCGCCGGCGAGCGGTCCGTCCAGGAGCGCCGCGAGGCGGCGTCGAGCTCGTCCTCCTCGGGCACCGGCTACGGCTCCTCGGGCGGCTCGTTCTCCGGGACCGGCTCCTCGGGTCGGTTCTGA
- a CDS encoding TetR/AcrR family transcriptional regulator, which yields MRTSKRDTILKAALSVVETDGVTALTYESVAAASGLTKGGLLYHFPSKDAMMLALHEHQAQHWDEEMIHALGKDPDEASQDERLAAYARVSARGATGAELLLMLEASTDSELSKPWKRVITRWVPDPASIDPTDPRALQKMVAYLAADGLWLSESVGAIPLPHQLRAALAEHLARSVADADELPSNEANQ from the coding sequence ATGCGGACCAGTAAACGGGACACGATCCTCAAGGCCGCCCTCAGCGTTGTCGAGACCGACGGCGTCACGGCGCTCACGTACGAATCCGTCGCCGCAGCCTCCGGACTCACCAAAGGCGGGCTGCTCTACCACTTCCCCTCGAAGGACGCCATGATGCTCGCGCTGCACGAACATCAAGCCCAGCACTGGGACGAGGAGATGATCCACGCACTGGGCAAGGACCCGGATGAGGCATCGCAGGATGAGCGACTCGCCGCCTATGCCCGAGTCAGCGCCCGCGGCGCCACCGGCGCGGAGTTACTGCTTATGCTCGAAGCGAGCACCGACAGCGAGCTCAGCAAGCCGTGGAAACGAGTCATCACTCGCTGGGTCCCCGACCCCGCCAGCATCGACCCGACCGACCCTCGGGCACTGCAGAAGATGGTCGCCTACCTCGCTGCCGACGGTCTTTGGCTCAGCGAATCCGTCGGCGCGATCCCACTACCCCACCAGCTGCGCGCCGCGCTGGCAGAGCACCTCGCCCGCTCCGTCGCGGACGCAGACGAACTCCCGAGCAACGAGGCGAACCAATGA
- a CDS encoding carboxymuconolactone decarboxylase family protein has protein sequence MSAAENPAPRKDPLAFYLDKAVPDAWKAVGGLASAVRTAAEEAGLDRQLVELVNLRVSQINGCGFCLDLHAREGAKAGLSAQRMALLPAWREAEAVYSEQERAALDLAEAVTELPEQEQLHYVQASTAAALTDAQYAAVQWAAMAMNLTNRISILSHHPVRRRED, from the coding sequence ATGAGCGCCGCTGAGAACCCCGCCCCCCGCAAGGACCCCCTCGCCTTCTACCTCGACAAGGCCGTGCCCGACGCCTGGAAGGCCGTCGGCGGCCTGGCCTCCGCCGTCCGGACCGCCGCCGAGGAGGCCGGCCTGGACCGCCAGCTCGTCGAGCTCGTGAACCTGCGGGTCTCGCAGATCAACGGCTGCGGGTTCTGCCTGGACTTGCACGCCCGCGAGGGCGCCAAGGCCGGGCTCAGCGCCCAGCGGATGGCCCTGCTGCCCGCCTGGCGCGAGGCCGAGGCCGTGTACTCGGAGCAGGAGCGGGCCGCGCTCGATCTCGCCGAGGCCGTCACGGAGCTCCCCGAGCAGGAGCAGCTCCACTACGTGCAGGCCTCCACCGCCGCCGCGCTCACGGACGCCCAGTACGCGGCCGTCCAGTGGGCCGCGATGGCGATGAACCTGACCAACCGGATCTCGATCCTCTCCCACCACCCCGTGCGTCGGCGCGAGGACTGA
- a CDS encoding DUF3817 domain-containing protein has product MLAGMLLKYVTGTTDVGVSIFGALHGGMFLINLAIALITAITLRWPWRVTALSIIAAVPPLTTIPLEIWLRRRGHLSC; this is encoded by the coding sequence CTGCTCGCCGGGATGCTCCTCAAGTACGTGACGGGCACAACCGACGTCGGTGTCAGCATCTTCGGCGCCCTGCACGGCGGCATGTTCCTCATCAACCTCGCCATAGCGCTCATCACCGCCATCACCCTGCGGTGGCCATGGCGGGTCACAGCTCTCTCGATCATCGCCGCGGTACCGCCACTGACGACCATTCCCCTGGAGATCTGGCTACGTCGACGAGGACACCTCAGCTGCTGA
- a CDS encoding aldo/keto reductase produces MSVSRQYTPLDPASAPASPIVLGTMAWGAAPAPAPGEGPALLAPAGPEPAEAARERARGALRAGIDAGVDLLDTADIYGAGVSEETVGALLHELPYEERSALKVQTKCGIVLDEVDADGRPMVRYDSSPEYVRARLEGSLARLGELRVDTLVIHRPDVLTPVADTVRAFLDAREEGLVGKLGVSNLGVGRTLEFQRELAAQSADGTGLACVQVELGLHHRTLVESVILANHPGAAADADVADLGRVCAAEGIELQAWGSLGQGRFSSGDDGAAGVVGEVARELDTSREAVVLAWLLRLPWGVRPVIGSQDPGRIAACADAVAAAEAMDSAQWHRLWTAARGAPLP; encoded by the coding sequence ATGAGCGTCTCCCGCCAGTACACGCCCCTCGACCCCGCGTCGGCCCCCGCCAGCCCGATCGTCCTCGGGACCATGGCCTGGGGTGCGGCCCCCGCCCCGGCCCCGGGGGAGGGGCCGGCCCTGCTCGCGCCCGCCGGGCCGGAGCCCGCGGAGGCCGCCCGCGAGCGGGCCCGCGGTGCCCTGCGCGCCGGCATCGACGCCGGGGTCGACCTGCTGGACACGGCGGACATCTACGGGGCCGGCGTGTCCGAGGAGACCGTGGGGGCGCTGCTGCACGAGCTGCCCTACGAGGAGCGCTCCGCGCTGAAGGTGCAGACCAAGTGCGGGATCGTGCTGGACGAGGTGGACGCCGACGGGCGGCCGATGGTGCGCTACGACTCCTCGCCCGAGTACGTGCGCGCCCGCCTCGAGGGCTCGCTCGCCCGCCTCGGGGAGCTGCGCGTGGACACCCTGGTGATCCACCGTCCGGACGTGCTCACGCCGGTGGCGGACACCGTGCGCGCCTTCCTCGACGCGCGGGAGGAGGGGCTGGTGGGCAAGCTCGGCGTCTCCAACCTCGGCGTGGGCCGGACGCTCGAGTTCCAGCGCGAGCTGGCCGCCCAGTCCGCCGACGGCACCGGCCTGGCGTGCGTGCAGGTCGAGCTCGGCCTGCACCACCGCACCCTCGTGGAGTCGGTGATCCTGGCCAACCATCCGGGCGCCGCCGCGGACGCGGACGTCGCGGACCTCGGCCGCGTGTGCGCGGCGGAGGGGATCGAGCTGCAGGCCTGGGGGTCCCTGGGCCAGGGCCGCTTCTCTTCCGGCGACGACGGCGCGGCCGGCGTCGTGGGCGAGGTCGCCCGGGAGCTGGACACCAGCCGCGAGGCCGTGGTGCTGGCGTGGCTGCTGCGCCTGCCCTGGGGCGTGCGGCCCGTCATCGGGTCCCAGGACCCCGGGCGGATCGCGGCCTGCGCGGACGCCGTGGCCGCGGCGGAGGCCATGGACTCCGCCCAGTGGCACCGGCTGTGGACCGCCGCGCGGGGTGCCCCGCTGCCGTGA
- a CDS encoding MerR family transcriptional regulator yields MGIDMLSIGEIAHRTGVSRRMLRHWEQEGLLSPALVDPVTGYRRFKATQLGRIRAIAELRDLGFSLSEIRQLLDPQIAHSSLERILMQQADRLRDRITEASARLAQVQHRVDTIQKKAQEISMNLSLTPLPELSLQGASTTVLDETDIGSAVARLRDLVPHDQGDLILLFDGTSPDQITVTAATADGATTPGLQPVSAPLAPQGATVTFPTPPSSVADAWVLIDAELEKRGLASGGVYRQIISPDGSTTLQAAVHARD; encoded by the coding sequence GTGGGGATCGACATGTTGAGCATCGGTGAAATCGCGCACAGGACAGGGGTGTCCCGGAGGATGCTGCGCCATTGGGAACAGGAAGGGCTGCTGTCACCTGCCCTCGTCGATCCCGTGACGGGCTATCGGCGATTTAAGGCCACCCAACTGGGGCGCATCCGCGCCATTGCAGAGCTGCGTGACCTGGGGTTCAGCCTGAGCGAGATCAGGCAGCTGCTCGATCCCCAGATCGCCCACTCCAGCCTGGAACGCATCCTCATGCAGCAGGCTGACAGGCTGCGCGACCGGATCACCGAGGCCTCAGCTCGTCTGGCACAGGTCCAACACCGCGTGGACACCATCCAGAAGAAGGCCCAGGAGATCAGCATGAACCTGTCTCTCACACCGCTGCCCGAGCTCAGCCTGCAAGGTGCCAGCACCACGGTCCTGGACGAGACCGACATCGGCTCCGCCGTGGCCCGGCTGCGCGACCTCGTTCCGCACGACCAGGGCGACCTGATCCTGCTGTTCGACGGAACGTCCCCCGACCAGATCACCGTCACAGCGGCAACGGCCGACGGCGCCACCACCCCCGGTCTCCAGCCGGTCAGCGCCCCACTGGCGCCCCAGGGTGCAACCGTGACCTTCCCGACGCCGCCGTCGAGCGTCGCCGACGCGTGGGTGCTCATCGACGCGGAGCTGGAGAAGAGGGGCTTGGCCAGCGGGGGCGTGTACCGCCAGATCATCAGCCCGGACGGATCCACCACCCTGCAGGCCGCTGTCCATGCCCGCGACTGA
- a CDS encoding helix-turn-helix domain-containing protein produces the protein MAIVVRIDVELARRKMPVGEFAERVGITPANVAVLKNGRAKAVRLSTLERMCEVLGCQPGDLLEWVPDAAAAPGPGAAPAADDDGRPGAP, from the coding sequence ATGGCCATCGTCGTGCGCATCGACGTCGAGCTCGCCCGCCGCAAGATGCCCGTGGGCGAGTTCGCCGAGCGGGTGGGCATCACCCCGGCCAACGTCGCCGTGCTGAAGAACGGGCGCGCCAAGGCCGTGCGGCTCAGCACCCTCGAGCGGATGTGCGAGGTCCTGGGGTGCCAGCCGGGCGACCTCCTCGAATGGGTCCCCGACGCAGCTGCCGCCCCCGGTCCGGGCGCGGCGCCGGCTGCCGACGACGACGGGCGGCCCGGGGCGCCGTGA
- a CDS encoding recombinase family protein yields the protein MAGHSSLDHRRGTATDDHSPGDLATSTRTPQLLTMTLPPSHRRQDSRPRTARPRLSSVPPTKAATEHRQNTAIYRRRSQDGLMLGILAAFAEFERRRIKERQAEGIALAKARGKYVQAPKLSDTDVEQARVMIEMGIPKAEVARAFGVSRQTLYTSIARRGSTHQ from the coding sequence ATGGCGGGTCACAGCTCTCTCGATCATCGCCGCGGTACCGCCACTGACGACCATTCCCCTGGAGATCTGGCTACGTCGACGAGGACACCTCAGCTGCTGACGATGACACTGCCGCCCTCGCATCGGCGGCAGGACTCTCGACCACGGACGGCCAGACCACGCTTGTCATCGGTACCACCAACTAAAGCCGCCACGGAGCATCGACAGAACACCGCCATTTACCGGCGAAGGTCACAGGATGGGCTCATGCTGGGCATCCTGGCGGCGTTCGCTGAGTTCGAGCGCCGGCGGATCAAGGAGCGTCAGGCCGAGGGCATCGCGTTGGCCAAGGCCCGCGGCAAGTACGTCCAGGCCCCGAAGCTCTCGGACACCGACGTGGAGCAGGCGCGCGTGATGATCGAGATGGGGATCCCGAAGGCCGAGGTGGCGCGCGCGTTCGGGGTGAGCCGGCAGACCCTCTACACCTCGATTGCCCGTCGAGGGTCAACCCACCAGTAG
- a CDS encoding pirin family protein, whose amino-acid sequence MSNTERDPKEQVCENGPGAAPTGQEESLREARFTDGLSSGVAEAAGDAGAVVEILEPREVPLGGPRAMPVQRTLPQRARSLIGAWCFLDFYGPDDVSATGGMDVPRHPHTGLATVSWLFEGRIDHADSAGNWATVRPGEVNLMNAGTGITHTEYSTDDTSELHGAQLWYALPDAHRFSAPALHSHRPEPVAGEGWTARVFLGDLLGDSSPVPTYIPLTGAELRLEPGATARIAVPQDHEHGLLAVSGAVTLQGAEVPAAHLGYVGTGTAELTVTAGEEPVIALLIGGEPLGEQIIMWWNFVGRSHEEVVRWRSAYQQEMGFEAPEDDSPLASAAARALRGDDDGALGSPVQGALLDALVGTAYDDGRAFPQFGDFPPDPKPPIPAPPLPNTRMRPRG is encoded by the coding sequence ATGAGCAACACCGAGCGCGACCCGAAGGAACAGGTCTGCGAGAACGGCCCCGGGGCCGCCCCCACCGGGCAGGAGGAGTCCCTGCGCGAGGCCCGCTTCACCGACGGACTGAGCTCCGGCGTGGCGGAGGCCGCCGGGGACGCGGGCGCCGTCGTCGAGATCCTGGAGCCGCGCGAGGTGCCCCTGGGCGGGCCCCGCGCCATGCCGGTGCAGCGCACGCTGCCCCAGCGCGCCCGCAGCCTGATCGGCGCGTGGTGCTTCCTGGACTTCTACGGCCCGGACGACGTCTCCGCCACCGGCGGCATGGACGTCCCGCGCCACCCGCACACGGGCCTGGCCACGGTCTCCTGGCTGTTCGAGGGGCGCATCGACCACGCGGACTCCGCCGGCAACTGGGCCACCGTGCGCCCCGGCGAGGTGAACCTCATGAATGCCGGCACCGGCATCACGCACACCGAGTACTCCACCGACGACACCTCGGAGCTGCACGGCGCGCAGCTCTGGTACGCCCTGCCGGACGCCCACCGCTTCTCGGCACCGGCGCTGCACTCGCACCGCCCGGAGCCCGTGGCGGGCGAGGGCTGGACGGCCCGCGTGTTCCTCGGCGACCTGCTGGGCGACTCCTCGCCGGTCCCCACCTACATCCCCCTCACCGGCGCGGAGCTGCGACTCGAGCCCGGGGCCACCGCCCGCATCGCCGTGCCGCAGGACCACGAGCACGGCCTTCTCGCCGTCTCCGGCGCCGTGACGCTGCAGGGCGCCGAGGTGCCGGCCGCCCACCTGGGCTACGTCGGGACCGGGACCGCCGAGCTGACCGTGACCGCCGGCGAGGAGCCGGTGATCGCCCTGCTGATCGGCGGCGAGCCGCTCGGCGAGCAGATCATCATGTGGTGGAACTTCGTGGGCCGCTCCCACGAGGAGGTCGTGCGCTGGCGGTCCGCCTACCAGCAGGAGATGGGCTTCGAGGCCCCTGAGGACGACTCCCCGCTCGCCTCCGCGGCTGCCCGTGCGCTCCGCGGCGACGACGACGGCGCCCTCGGCTCCCCCGTCCAGGGCGCGCTGCTCGACGCCCTCGTGGGCACCGCGTACGACGACGGCCGCGCCTTCCCCCAGTTCGGCGACTTCCCGCCGGACCCGAAGCCCCCGATCCCGGCCCCGCCGCTGCCGAACACCCGCATGCGCCCGCGCGGCTGA
- a CDS encoding GNAT family N-acetyltransferase has protein sequence MTENTPTLDAPQVRRVGEKYEIVVDGDGTVAGYTLAIDYEGADGVAQRIFPHTKMAEEYGGRGLASVLVREALKDSVAAGFRIVPVCPYVKQWTQKHDDVAGDVDQPRPEHLQFLEEHARRRREG, from the coding sequence ATGACCGAGAACACCCCCACCCTGGACGCCCCCCAGGTCCGCAGGGTCGGCGAGAAGTACGAGATCGTCGTCGACGGCGACGGCACCGTGGCCGGCTACACCCTCGCCATCGACTACGAGGGCGCCGACGGCGTCGCCCAGCGGATCTTCCCGCACACCAAGATGGCCGAGGAGTACGGCGGCCGGGGCCTGGCCTCGGTGCTCGTGCGCGAGGCCCTAAAGGACTCCGTGGCGGCGGGCTTCCGGATCGTCCCGGTGTGCCCGTACGTGAAGCAGTGGACGCAGAAGCACGACGACGTGGCCGGCGACGTCGACCAGCCCCGCCCGGAGCACCTGCAGTTCCTCGAGGAGCACGCCCGCCGGCGCCGCGAGGGCTGA
- a CDS encoding DUF2975 domain-containing protein, whose protein sequence is MRHRLATWVLQGLLVLAVLLILFLQVIGLPWLGGEVARDLPAEAFMRWPVTALAIVGLAFVQVGLVGTIRLLALTRTDRIFTARALPWVDAIIAAFVGGGLTCAATIAYQATAVSGPPLWSLMLLVGTAAGLGLALLMGVMRSLLTRATALRDEMDAVI, encoded by the coding sequence ATGAGACATCGACTCGCCACCTGGGTGCTCCAGGGACTGCTCGTCCTGGCCGTGCTGCTGATCCTCTTCCTCCAGGTGATCGGCCTGCCGTGGCTGGGCGGAGAAGTCGCGCGCGACCTGCCGGCGGAGGCGTTCATGCGGTGGCCCGTCACGGCCCTGGCGATCGTCGGCCTGGCCTTCGTCCAGGTGGGCCTGGTCGGCACCATCCGCCTGCTCGCCCTCACTCGCACCGACCGCATCTTCACGGCGCGCGCCCTGCCCTGGGTGGACGCCATCATTGCGGCGTTCGTGGGCGGCGGGCTCACCTGCGCGGCCACGATCGCCTACCAGGCGACCGCCGTGAGCGGCCCGCCCCTGTGGAGCCTCATGCTCCTGGTCGGCACGGCGGCCGGCCTGGGCCTGGCGCTGCTCATGGGGGTGATGCGGAGCCTCCTCACCCGGGCCACCGCGCTGCGCGACGAGATGGACGCGGTCATCTGA
- a CDS encoding NAD(P)-binding domain-containing protein, which produces MSSSEPAAPAALPRTVGILGAGRAGTGVARAIARIPRLSPGLPEVRALVAGTRRPSAVQRHLTVYAPAAQAVAAEELAARAEVVVVAVPREDLDDVDPLALAGPGVRAVVDMTNTWGEEILPAWLEAGPDDAPGTARIAARWAAAGLEVPVVRALSEVSHHDLDVHGRAAAPRRALAVGTVPAADASDPGAVVAARDAVAALVTAMGFDAVPYEGLERAAVLEPGGAGFGVAHDARELAALLGVGPRD; this is translated from the coding sequence ATGAGCTCGTCTGAGCCCGCCGCCCCGGCCGCCCTCCCCCGCACGGTCGGGATCCTGGGGGCCGGGCGCGCGGGCACGGGGGTGGCGCGTGCGATCGCCCGCATCCCGCGGCTCTCCCCTGGCCTGCCCGAGGTGCGGGCCCTCGTGGCCGGCACGCGGCGCCCGAGCGCGGTGCAGCGCCACCTGACGGTGTACGCGCCCGCCGCGCAGGCCGTGGCGGCCGAGGAGCTCGCGGCCCGCGCCGAGGTGGTCGTGGTGGCCGTGCCCCGGGAGGACCTCGACGACGTCGACCCGCTCGCCCTCGCCGGGCCGGGGGTCCGCGCCGTGGTGGACATGACGAACACGTGGGGCGAGGAGATCCTCCCCGCGTGGCTCGAGGCCGGGCCCGACGACGCGCCGGGCACCGCCCGGATCGCCGCCCGCTGGGCCGCGGCGGGCCTCGAGGTCCCCGTGGTGCGGGCCCTGTCCGAGGTCTCCCACCACGACCTCGACGTGCACGGCCGCGCCGCCGCCCCGCGCCGGGCGCTGGCCGTGGGCACCGTGCCCGCCGCCGACGCGTCCGACCCGGGCGCCGTCGTCGCCGCCCGGGACGCGGTGGCCGCGCTCGTGACGGCCATGGGCTTCGACGCCGTCCCGTACGAGGGGCTCGAGCGGGCGGCCGTCCTGGAGCCGGGCGGCGCTGGCTTCGGCGTCGCCCACGACGCGCGGGAGCTGGCCGCGCTGCTCGGCGTGGGCCCGCGGGACTGA
- a CDS encoding fumarylacetoacetate hydrolase family protein translates to MKLATFRQPDSDAAYPGATFAAVITSVHPEDPEVAVRAVALPECRDVGEYLTAEPQEQREMVESALRAAQEDRSLLLDTSTLVYDTLIPFPTKVFCVGLNYTNHIEETGQDQPEHPTLFAKFPQSLTGALDPVEVPEEDHRVDYEGELCIVIGEPGRRIAVEDAKEHIAGYAVANDVSMRGWQGRTSEWLQGKVWEASTPVGPWLVTPDELTADARIITRVNGVERQDDRIADVVFSPEELVAYVSQMITLNPGDLIMTGTPAGVAVARKGADGRRPWLRAGDVVEVEITGLGRQRNELV, encoded by the coding sequence ATGAAGCTCGCCACCTTCCGCCAGCCCGACTCCGACGCCGCCTACCCGGGCGCCACCTTCGCCGCGGTCATCACCTCCGTGCACCCCGAGGACCCCGAGGTCGCGGTGCGCGCCGTGGCACTGCCGGAGTGCCGCGACGTCGGCGAGTACCTCACCGCCGAGCCGCAGGAGCAGCGCGAGATGGTGGAATCCGCCCTGCGGGCCGCCCAGGAGGACCGCTCCCTCCTGCTGGACACCTCGACCCTGGTCTACGACACGCTCATCCCCTTCCCCACCAAGGTGTTCTGCGTGGGCCTGAACTACACGAACCACATCGAGGAGACCGGGCAGGACCAGCCCGAGCACCCCACCCTGTTCGCGAAGTTCCCCCAGTCCCTCACCGGCGCGCTCGACCCCGTCGAGGTGCCCGAGGAGGACCACCGCGTGGACTACGAGGGCGAACTGTGCATCGTCATCGGCGAGCCGGGGCGACGGATCGCCGTGGAGGACGCAAAGGAGCACATCGCCGGCTACGCCGTGGCGAACGACGTCTCGATGCGCGGCTGGCAGGGCCGCACCTCCGAGTGGCTGCAGGGCAAGGTGTGGGAGGCCTCCACCCCCGTGGGCCCGTGGCTGGTGACGCCGGACGAGCTGACCGCCGACGCCCGCATCATCACGCGCGTCAACGGCGTCGAGCGCCAGGACGACCGGATCGCGGACGTGGTGTTCTCCCCCGAGGAGCTGGTCGCCTATGTCTCGCAGATGATCACGCTCAACCCGGGCGACCTCATCATGACGGGCACCCCCGCCGGCGTGGCCGTGGCCCGCAAGGGCGCGGACGGCCGCCGCCCGTGGCTGCGGGCCGGGGACGTCGTCGAGGTGGAGATCACCGGCCTGGGTCGGCAGCGCAATGAGCTCGTCTGA